A genomic window from Candidatus Hydrogenedentota bacterium includes:
- a CDS encoding sugar phosphate isomerase/epimerase has translation MRDLSRREFLSGLAATAFAGGVFAKWGLAEGAAVPRMGVCDWSMGMGFDPGSLATAKAIGLDGVEISAGTPVDTLEISDAGLREKYKAAMAETGVTVCSMAMGFLNNAPLATDPRGPSWLEQSIDAGSDLGAKVLLMAFFGNGDLRRGRKLKEEEMKSAAARIRAAAPRAKDKGVILAVENTLSGRDNLTLLDMIGDDSVKVYYDIGNSTFNGFDVPAEIRELGDRICQIHFKAGKDFLGQGEVDVPAAVKAIQDIKYSGWIVLETSCPTKDTVADFRTNLEYTRGVFAGTQGGTA, from the coding sequence ATGAGGGATTTGTCACGACGGGAGTTTTTGTCGGGGCTGGCGGCAACCGCGTTCGCGGGCGGCGTTTTCGCCAAGTGGGGCCTCGCGGAGGGCGCGGCGGTCCCGCGCATGGGCGTCTGCGACTGGTCCATGGGCATGGGATTTGACCCCGGCTCCCTGGCGACGGCCAAGGCCATCGGCCTGGACGGGGTGGAGATTTCCGCGGGCACGCCGGTGGACACGCTGGAGATTTCCGACGCCGGGCTGCGCGAAAAGTACAAGGCCGCCATGGCGGAGACGGGCGTGACGGTCTGCTCCATGGCCATGGGCTTCCTGAACAACGCCCCCCTGGCCACGGACCCGCGCGGCCCCTCGTGGCTGGAGCAGTCCATTGACGCCGGGTCCGACCTGGGCGCGAAAGTCCTGCTCATGGCCTTCTTCGGCAACGGCGACCTGCGCAGGGGCCGGAAACTGAAGGAGGAGGAAATGAAGTCTGCCGCCGCGCGCATCCGCGCAGCCGCCCCCCGCGCGAAGGACAAGGGCGTCATTCTTGCCGTCGAGAACACCCTCTCCGGCAGGGACAACCTCACCCTGCTGGACATGATCGGCGATGATTCGGTCAAGGTCTACTACGACATCGGCAACTCGACCTTCAACGGGTTTGACGTGCCCGCCGAAATCCGGGAACTGGGCGACCGCATCTGCCAGATTCATTTCAAGGCCGGAAAAGACTTCCTCGGCCAGGGCGAGGTGGACGTGCCCGCCGCGGTGAAGGCCATCCAGGACATCAAGTATTCCGGCTGGATTGTGCTGGAAACCTCCTGCCCCACGAAAGACACGGTGGCCGATTTCCGGACCAACCTCGAATACACCAGGGGCGTGTTCGCCGGAACACAGGGAGGAACCGCGTGA
- a CDS encoding long-chain-fatty-acid--CoA ligase, whose protein sequence is MDKTMTIPHLLEEQARRAGDRTLVLFGDEELSYRQLCARSGLVAGNLKKRGVSFGDKVALMLGNCPEFLYCFLGLGRIGAVMVPVNPLLSLEEYVFIVNNSEAKVLVIMPDFLPALPQILAAMPLVTQVYVPGSEGNGASAFDALLEPVDIPAIEANEQSDAALIYTSGTTGKPKGVELTHGNYLWDTLSMFRSNRLTETDRFLCVLPLFHVNAQVVSVLTPMMALAEIVLVGGRFNPFGILPLIERYRITIMSAVPTIYGLMARLPKAESHDVSSIRFFVSGAAPMPEAIYQAVQRVFKKPLIMGYGLSEATCASAVADHQDPIRWNSVGPALRYTNIRIVDENGKDLPIGGVGEILISGPTVMKGYYKDPEATAEVLVDGWLKTGDLGCFDAEGYLYIVDRVKDMIIRGGLNIYTAQVEQVIARMPEVEEVAVIGVEEATWGQEVLAVVKVKAEETLEEQAVIAFCKEHLAAFKCPRFVRFMDELPKTAIGKVRKHELLRLYGDIADRKSRK, encoded by the coding sequence ATGGACAAAACAATGACCATCCCCCATCTGTTGGAAGAGCAGGCGCGCCGTGCCGGTGACCGAACCCTGGTACTTTTCGGAGATGAGGAACTGAGTTACCGTCAGCTCTGCGCGCGGTCCGGCCTTGTGGCGGGCAACCTCAAAAAGCGCGGGGTGTCCTTCGGTGACAAGGTGGCCCTGATGCTGGGCAACTGTCCCGAGTTCCTGTACTGCTTCCTTGGCCTTGGCCGCATCGGCGCGGTCATGGTCCCCGTGAATCCCCTGCTCAGTCTTGAGGAGTATGTCTTCATTGTCAACAACTCCGAGGCGAAAGTCCTGGTCATCATGCCGGATTTCCTGCCCGCCCTGCCCCAGATACTCGCGGCGATGCCGCTGGTGACCCAAGTCTATGTCCCCGGTTCCGAAGGAAACGGCGCGTCGGCCTTTGACGCCCTTCTGGAACCGGTGGATATTCCCGCGATCGAGGCGAATGAGCAGAGCGACGCGGCGCTTATTTACACTTCGGGCACCACGGGCAAGCCGAAGGGCGTGGAACTGACCCATGGCAACTACCTCTGGGACACCCTTTCGATGTTCCGGTCGAACCGGCTCACGGAAACGGACCGTTTCCTGTGCGTTCTGCCCCTGTTCCATGTGAACGCCCAGGTGGTCTCGGTGCTCACCCCCATGATGGCCCTCGCGGAAATCGTGCTGGTGGGCGGCCGCTTCAACCCCTTCGGCATCCTCCCCCTGATCGAGCGCTACCGCATCACCATCATGAGCGCCGTGCCGACCATTTACGGGCTGATGGCGCGCCTCCCCAAGGCGGAGTCCCATGATGTCAGTTCCATCCGTTTCTTCGTCTCCGGCGCGGCGCCCATGCCCGAGGCCATCTACCAGGCCGTCCAGCGGGTCTTCAAGAAGCCCCTCATCATGGGATATGGCCTGAGCGAGGCCACCTGCGCCAGCGCGGTGGCCGACCACCAGGACCCCATCCGCTGGAATTCGGTGGGGCCGGCCCTGCGCTACACCAACATCCGCATCGTGGACGAGAACGGCAAAGACCTGCCCATCGGCGGGGTCGGGGAGATTCTCATCTCCGGACCGACGGTCATGAAGGGCTATTACAAGGACCCGGAGGCGACCGCCGAGGTGCTGGTGGACGGCTGGCTGAAGACGGGTGACCTCGGCTGTTTCGACGCCGAGGGATATCTGTATATCGTGGACCGGGTCAAGGACATGATCATCCGGGGCGGGCTCAACATTTACACCGCCCAGGTCGAGCAGGTCATCGCGCGCATGCCCGAGGTCGAGGAGGTGGCCGTCATCGGCGTAGAGGAGGCCACCTGGGGACAGGAGGTCCTCGCCGTCGTGAAGGTGAAGGCGGAGGAGACCCTGGAAGAGCAGGCGGTCATCGCCTTCTGCAAGGAGCATCTCGCCGCCTTCAAATGCCCGCGGTTTGTCCGGTTCATGGACGAACTGCCCAAGACCGCCATCGGCAAGGTCCGCAAGCACGAGCTGCTGCGGCTATACGGAGACATCGCCGACCGAAAAAGCAGGAAATGA
- a CDS encoding Gfo/Idh/MocA family oxidoreductase: MMDRRDFLRQSAAVAAFSIVPAVAARTYAANAKIALGLTGCGGRGRWIGRLFEEFSDFKVVSIHDYFRNRLHQTSRDLSIPEERCHAGLDGYLAMLNDGVDAVAVESPPYFHPEHAAAALAAGKHAYIAKPMGVDAAGCLRIVEAAEKAPGLCALVDFQTRNNEFYREAVKKVRDGAIGDAVMGQCFYHCGRLGTQAKPGTETARLRNWVFDKALSGDIIVEQNIHVIDVANWLIGGHPLRATGTGGRKARVDVGDCWDHFIVAFEYPNDVLVDFSSVQFQQGSNDDLFMKLYGTLGTVETHYGGTVSIGGKVENWPGGSTATIYQDGAVNNIRDFHAAITSGTPINNTREAADSNLAAILGRMAAYEKRTVTWEEMLADNTPLDARLNLPENGPDTKD; encoded by the coding sequence GTGATGGATCGCCGGGATTTTCTGCGCCAGTCCGCCGCCGTTGCGGCCTTTTCCATCGTGCCCGCCGTGGCGGCGCGCACCTACGCCGCCAACGCCAAGATCGCCCTGGGCCTCACCGGCTGCGGGGGGCGCGGCCGCTGGATTGGCCGGCTCTTCGAGGAGTTCTCCGATTTCAAGGTGGTCTCCATCCACGACTACTTCCGTAACCGGCTGCACCAGACCTCCCGCGACCTTTCCATCCCGGAGGAGCGGTGCCACGCCGGACTCGACGGCTACCTGGCCATGCTGAACGACGGCGTGGACGCCGTGGCGGTCGAGAGTCCGCCCTATTTCCACCCGGAACATGCCGCGGCGGCCCTGGCGGCGGGCAAGCACGCCTACATCGCCAAGCCCATGGGCGTGGACGCGGCAGGATGCCTGCGCATCGTCGAGGCGGCGGAGAAGGCGCCCGGCCTCTGCGCGCTGGTGGACTTCCAGACACGGAACAACGAGTTCTACCGCGAGGCCGTGAAAAAGGTCCGCGACGGCGCCATCGGCGACGCCGTGATGGGCCAGTGCTTCTACCACTGCGGACGCCTCGGCACCCAGGCCAAACCCGGCACCGAGACCGCCCGCCTGCGCAACTGGGTCTTTGACAAGGCCCTCTCCGGCGACATCATCGTCGAGCAGAACATCCACGTCATTGACGTGGCCAACTGGCTCATCGGCGGGCATCCCCTGCGCGCCACCGGCACGGGCGGGCGCAAGGCGCGGGTGGACGTGGGCGACTGCTGGGACCACTTCATCGTCGCCTTCGAGTATCCCAATGACGTGCTGGTGGACTTCAGCTCCGTCCAGTTCCAGCAGGGCTCGAACGACGACCTCTTCATGAAGCTCTACGGTACGCTGGGCACCGTCGAGACGCACTACGGCGGCACTGTGAGCATCGGCGGCAAGGTCGAGAACTGGCCCGGTGGAAGCACCGCCACCATCTACCAGGACGGCGCGGTCAACAACATCCGCGACTTCCACGCCGCCATCACCTCCGGCACGCCCATCAACAACACCCGCGAGGCGGCGGACAGCAACCTCGCCGCCATCCTCGGCCGTATGGCCGCCTACGAGAAACGGACCGTCACCTGGGAAGAAATGCTGGCGGACAACACGCCGCTGGACGCGAGGCTGAACCTGCCGGAAAACGGCCCGGACACCAAGGACTGA